Part of the Oncorhynchus mykiss isolate Arlee chromosome 26, USDA_OmykA_1.1, whole genome shotgun sequence genome is shown below.
CTGCTGGGATCATCGCTCTTGCACTGGAAGCCAAGTGAGCGACTCTTACCACctgtgtctatctgtgtctctgtctcttcttttggttgtctctgtttgtctcaatGTCCCCTTGCTTGTTCCTATTTTTCTCTGtctgcttctctccctcctttgtgTTTTTTATTGTCTGTTCACAAATATTTGCTGTCTGAGCGCACACACAGATGTCTCAGAAGTACGACAAACTCTTGGGGGAAGGCAACTGtcttgtaataatgtattgtggaTCAGAACAGATGAGTCAGTTATCTCCTATCATTCTGTTATGAACGTGTCATCAGCTCAGTACTGTAGTCTGATTTGGGAACAGGGCACTTGTGACCAGTAAAAACCTTCTGTAATTCCCTGTCCATTAAAAGTGTCCGACTGTACTGCAGGGCTTTTTGCCTTTCCCTTCAGTCAAAGCTGACCTTTCAGTAAAAGAGAACTGACGAGGTTTAAACTCAATGTTTCGCTGGGGTACTATACACTATTTAACTCTGTTTTACTGTAGGCTTTTACTGTTGCTCTGCTGGGTGGAACTGCAGTAACACAGGGTTTTatacagagaacagaggagagtgggagagcagaGATGTGACTGACAGAGGGATCTGGTCTCTTTATCTTTTCAATGCAGTAACATTAAGCCTGATGTTCAACTCTTCTAGTGCACATGGGCACCTAATGCCATTTCTTTTGCAATTTGTTGCTATGCATTGTGGTACAGTAGGATATGTTGTTGCATGTTTTACTGTCTTCATAATCATGTTAAGTGTATTTCAGATCTGGAATCTTCTATATTGATGAAaggtatggttgtgtgtgtgtgtgtgtgcagtaaaaACCTGACATGGAGGGACATGCAGCACTTGGTCGTGAGGACCTCTCATCCCGCCCACCTCCTCACCAACGACTGGAATACCAATGGGGTCGGCCGAAAAGGTACAGCGAGGCGTTCCATTAGCTGAGCTCGGTTGACCATCACTCCCGTGCCCTGCCAGTTACACAATGGAGACGGATCTATATTGTATTTACATCAATTGATTTAAAGTTGCCTACATTAAGAAATTACAGAAAGCCATGGATCCAAAGTTCAGGGAGAGGTTTTACTGGGCACACAGCAGGGTACATGCAATAATCTAATAGTGAAGAGGCCCTTATTGAGTTGGAACTGGAATCGTGATGAAGTAGCCTTTCAGCAGTCTATCGatctctctttttccttctctctctctgtcgctcaaTCTCAGTGAGCCACTCATATGGGTATGGTCTGCTTGATGCCAGTGCGATCGTGGCTCTGGCTGAGAACTGGACCAATGTTGGGCCCCAGAAAAAATGTGTGCTGTCCATGGTGGCAGAGCCCAGgtgagctacacacacacacacacacacacacacacaacagctctACCAACTCGACCTGTAATACCACTGTTTGGCTGGCAGGAGCATCAGTACTAGCTTCATAGGGATTACATTGGTTTTGGGTATAGTACAGTTAACCTATCAGGTGATTAACATATAATAAACCTATGTGATCCTTATTAGAATAGGATGCttcagattgtgtgtgtgagagtgtctcACATCTTGGGGTGGGGTCGGCTGTGGAGGTGATGAGCGCTGCTTTGTGTGGGCTGGTTTGTGATGGCCCGTAGGTGTGAGAGGTGCACATGTGGGACCAAACTGTCATACCTCAGTGTGACTGCACGTCATGTTTAGATTCTGAGCATGGCACCGGGAGCCCATTGATAGGCTCTGCTGGGTTCTTGTGTGTGTGCTAGGGTGATGATATTTTGAACCTGGGGGAGCATGTTTAATAAGGGAAATAATCACTTACAGATGAGTCTCTTTCTGCTTACATGTTCTCCACGCTGTCCTGGCTGTCTCTAAACCTCTGTCAATATTTtactctttcactctctcactcctttGCTCttgctctctgttcctctctcattctctttccctctgtcttgtGCTCcttctatctcttcctctctctctatctattccctttacactttctctatctctctttctctctcccactttaaccctgcctctacatactgtagctgACAGGTTCCCAGCCCTGTTgtattgtctctgtactggtcccCAGATCAGTCTACCACTGGAGCCTGTGTTAAAGGTGTTAGTGGCATGGTGTTTGTGCAGTGTGCATTGTGCATTGTACAGTGCAAGAGGTGTtgcttctccttcactctctctgacTGTTGCGGATTAGATCCTAACATTTTAAGGGATTTAATTAGGAGGAAGCGGTGTGTTTTTACACCCAGTTCACCGATTACGGCCCGTATTTTCTATTAGCTGGACGCCATGGCTTTTGTAAAGCCTcatgccctcctctctctcctcctctgggtTCAGTTGTAGTGGATGTGTGTAAGCTGCTAAGCGGATTGGGGGGAGTCGGGGGAGCCTGGTACTTTTCTCCTGTAGAGGACAGGGCTGCTGCAGGACCTGAGCTGCTAATCCTGTTTCAAGGCCGCAAACCCTGTGCCCTCAGCAGGCTCTCACACACATACTTCTCTCACACACTAGTCCAGAGCGACAGTCACACACTCATGCAGcatcactcacacactcagagaACAATTATAGTCATGCACACAGATGCTGTCACATGCTCACTCCCAGCTGTGACATCTTCCACAGACACCAAAAGCCAGCAACATGAGAACACAAGCCTCTTTAATCACTATGCTGTCTTTGTGGAAATGTATGTATTTGGTCATATATGCTGATGTGCTGTTTATCTGTGTGTCAGGAACATTGGGAGCCACCTGCTGATCACCAAGACGGTGGACGGCTGTGTTGGGACAGCCAACCATGTGAGCTCCCTAGAACATGCCCAGGCCCAGCTCACCCTCTCCTACAACCGCAGGGGCAACCTGGGCATCTACCTGACCAGCCCACAGGGCACCCGCTCCACACTGCTCGCTCCcaggtacacacacgcacacacacgcacgcgcgcgcacacacacacacacacagtgtattacatacttcctgtctctcctctgcaGGCCTCATGACTACTCATCAGAGGGCTTTAATGACTGGGCTTTCATGACCACACACTCATGGGACGAGGACCCCCGGGGGGAGTGGACCCTGGAGATGGTAAACGTGGCAGGGGCCAGCGACTACGGTAAGACACCTCATTTACTACCTTATTTGCTATTGTTATGTCTGGAACATTGTCTGggagctcagagagagaaagagagtgacagGGTTTCTGTTAGTGCAGCCGTGTCTGACTAGCAGTGTCACtgaaagaatgtgtgtgtgacgGGATGTATGCTTGTATTTGCATTTATCTGTGCATCATATGTGTTTGATTCATTGATGTACTGCGTGCGAGAGTGCGTGCATGTGCAGTAAGTGCTTGATTTATGTGTTAATGAATTTGTTTATTTCATAGTGTGCGTCAGTGCATGTGTGCATCTAACGTCATTCATGTGTTGATGATTGTAGAACCCACCCTGAAGAGTGCCAAAGCCTTGCTGGTGTAGACAGTGGCTTGGAGATCTGTGCTGTTGTTGCTTATGTgtaacactctctctccctccctcggtcTAGGCACTCTGACCCAGTTCACCTTGGTGCTGTATGGTACAGGCTCAGACTCTCCCAGCTCCACAGCCAAGGACCTCTCTCAGCCCAGTAACGGCAGCTGTAAGACTTTTGACCTACAGCAGATCTGCATTGGTAAGAATGTTACTGTTGGTTACTGTAAGAGAATGTACATTCTGTACCTAGGGTTAGGCAACTAGGGTCTCGAAGAGCTGTGGTGTGCCCAGGCTTTTGTTCCTGCACAGCACAAATGCACCTAATTTCTAATGGATCAAAAGTCTGCCCCACTGTGGCTCTACATGCTTCAGTTACCTACCCCTACCCTAAGCCTAAATTTAATGAACAGGTACATTTACACTGCACACTGTACAGGTAAGACCGGAGAGATTAAACACTGGCTCGCATATCAAAAGTGTATGGCTTGTATAGGTTAAACCCTAGAGCAGGAGTCTCCAACAGGTAGATTGTGAGCTACCAGCAGCTCGCAGCCCACCTATGATAAGCTTGCCAATGaattctgaaagtacatgcaTTTTTTCATGTGTTCTATCACAAACTGTTGTAAACATAAGGCTCCCTCCCGGCTACTATCTAATCAAAGGCacattgacattatcccacccctggttagccactGTTGACTTAGAAATCCAACTCAATTAAATGTGAACAAACATTTAACCTCACAGAACTAGGctatatcatgattatttgtatGAATTGGGTGGCCATTGCTTTGCAAACTCTGCCATGTTCTATAGACATCAACACTTGTcttctgatgtggtttaagcattgacATGGACACCATTTTTGTTGTTTTCTTTATGAATAATTGTTATATTGAgagtaaaaaatacaattaaactgCGAGAAGTGAATTTAGAAAATACAAAACACAATTTTATGGGGCCTGTCATGACAAATACTGTTTATTAACCATTATATTACCTGGGCATATTGACAGAAAGCACAAATCTTGTTCACTAAGGATCCGGGGAAGAGTTGCATGGTAGAGGAGAATAAAATAATGTGCCTATTTAAAAGCTGTAAAAAAAGAGTAGGTTGTGAcatgtttacatttttaaaagtatagCATTCATGCTAGAGTTTCGAGACCACTGCCCTAGAataagacggggagagacaggaaCAGTCTGACCCCTGCAGGATCCCCTGGGTATCGCAATTTAACACTTGTTGGTATACTGTATCAGATAGTGAGTGGCGTAATGGCATAGATGTAGGTTGTGAAGCAAGAACTCTGGATGGTTGAGTTTGTTGATCAGCTCGTCCTCAGAGACATCTACTGCGATAAAGTAAACATGGGGGCAGATTAGCGAGGACTGCATTTTCCGAGCTAAACTAAGACGCACCTCCAACACACAATTCTGCCCCAAAACAatcctaaaaacaggacaggtAAAACAATAAAAATGGCATTATGGAATGGACAACCAGTGGGTTACATTGGTTTCAAGTTTGTATCTGTACATATTTGACGAGCTGATCATAGTGGAAAATAAAATACTTCTGCATTAGCCGTTGTGTTAACAAATTGACTCTCATTGCAAGTAGACCCAGGataactcctgataaagttgggtaACTTAGTCATgggaatcaggactaataaagcAACTGCCTGTTTTAGGAACAGTAGGCCTACCAAATGGATGGACATTCATAAAATTCCATTTCAGGCCGACACTGTAGGCTAAACCCCACCGACTGACACCAACATCAATTGGGTGTCTTTTTTTGGTCCTGTCCGGACCAGTCTCTTTTTTTTTTGGTCCTGTCCGGACCAGTCTCTCTTTTTTTGGTCCTGTCCGGACCAGTCTCTCTTTTTTTGGTCCTGTCCGGACCAGTCTCTCTTTTTTTGGTCCTGTCCGGACCAGTCTCTCTTTTTTTGGTCCTGTCCGGACCagtctcttttttttttgttgatttccaCGCCCACGGATGTAGATTTTTggtccggaccaaatctgaaccaattatagacGTCTATATTTGGTTTGgtctgggcctcccgagtggtgcagtggtctatggCACAGCATTGCAGTGCTAGTTGTGCCACTAAAGATTTGgggtttgaatccaggctctgtcgcagccggtcgtgactgggagacccataattgccccagcgtcgtccgggttagggagggtttgtccggcatggatgtccttgtcccaacacgcactagcgactcctgtggcgggccgggcgcagtgcacgttgACATGGTGcgcggtgtttcctctgacacattggtgcgtctggcttccgggttaaatgggcattgtgtcaagaagcagtgtggcttggttgggttgtgtttcgcaGGGCGCCCGTCTCTCGAaattcgcctctcccgagtccgtatgggagttgcagcgatgagacaagactaactaccaattggataccacgaaattggggagaaaaaccgGGGGGGGGACCTAACAAATGAAAACATTTGGTTTGGTCTGGACCGACCTTCATTTGGTCCCAACATAGACGGCTGGCTATAAATGACATATTTTTTAACTTTCATTAAGAACTGAAATTTTACCTGATTTCAACATCTGGAAAATAGGTATTTTAAACATCTGGAAAATAGGTATTTTAAACatctggaaaatatgtattttaaacatctggaaaatatgtattttcacctttcattcagaacctaaaaTGAACCTCACTTCAACATCTGGAAAATACTTAATTAATGGGACTATTCTAGTTTTGTGGGGGTATAGGAGGAGGGTGGGAAAGCAGAACGGCCAGGACCGGGCCTGGCTGTGATCAACACATTCAGCCAGTTAGTAGATGACAACTCTTATTAGTGCAGCCAGACCAGCCctgtagacatactgtatcatTTGTGTTGGAATTTCATCCCTACTGCTCCCTCTTCCCCCTTTCCTCTTGCCTCTGTCATCAACCCCTTCTCCCTCAACACTCTGTCACTACTcccaccctcttcctctctcttccttcctctccttcctgtcatCAACCCCTTCTCCCTCAACACCCCTGTCACTACTcccaccctcttcctctctcttccttcctctcctccctctgtcatcaACCCCTTCTCCCTCAACACTCTGTCACTACTcccaccctcttcctctctcttcctccctctgtcatcaACCCCTTCTCCCTCAACACTCTGTCACTACTcccaccctcttcctctctcttccttcctatTGCCTGTCATCAACCCCTCCTCCCTCAACACTCTGTCACTACTcccaccctcttcctctctcttccttcctctccttcctctgtcaTCAACCCCTTCTCCCTCAACACCCTGTCACTACTcccaccctcttcctctccttcctctgtcaTCAACCCCTTCTCCCTCAACACTCTGTCACTACTcccaccctcttcctctctcttccttcctcttgcCTGTCATCAACCCCTTCTCCCTCAACACTCTGTCACTACTcccaccctcttcctctctcttccttcctcttgcCTGTCATCAACCCCTTCTCCCTCAACACTCTGTCACTACTcccaccctcttcctctcttttccttcctctccttcctcttgcCTCTGTCATCAACCCCTTCTCCCTCAACACTCTGTCACTACTcccaccctcttcctctctcttccttcctctcctccctctgtcatcaACCCCTTCTCCCTCAACACTCTCACTACTcccaccctcttcctctctcttccttcctctccttcctctgtcaTCAACCCCTCCTCCCTCAACACTCTGTCACTACTcccaccctcttcctctctcttccttcctctccttcctctgtcaTCAACCCCTTCTCCCTCAACACTCTGTCACTACTcccaccctcttcctctctcttccttcctctccttcctctgtcaTCAACCCCTCCTTCCTCAACACTGTCACTACTcccaccctcttcctctctcttccttcctctcctccctctgtcatcaACCCCTTCTCCCTCAACACTCTCACTACTcccaccctcttcctctctcttccttcctctccttcctcttgcCTCTGTCATCAACCCCTTCTCCCTCAACACTCTTGTCACTACTcccacccccttcctctctcttccttcctctgtcctcctcttttcctgctgTCCCCTTTCATTTgatccttcctttctctcccacCCACTTCAACTCTTTCAACAGGGAGAGAATGACAACTGATTATGAACCTAGTAATTAGATATGGGTAATGGCCTGTCTGACCGTGTAGGCTGGAGGGAATGCGCCTTGGGTGGATGCGGAGGGGAGGTGTGGAGCctcagtagctgtgtgtgtgagattagCTTTCCAAATCATTGGGGGAGATAAGGAGTCACAGGGTGCTGCAGTGATAACACACTAATGCCACTGCCAAACTGTTCACATGGATGTGCAGACTTAGTAcagataaatgcttcagagtttatTAGAAAGTCCATATATCTGCGATATTATTTCCAACTGGGTTGGCAAAGCACGGCTCAGGGCATAGATATGCTACATTGCATTTCTCCTCAGATTGATGAGGGATTTACACACGTTGCATTTGTCTCAGCACACAATCTGCACAGCTCATCAACACATTCACACTCCAAACAGTTTGCGGCAGGAAACTGTTCATTCTAGCAGAAGCTACATCAACATTATGCAGCTTAAGTTGAGGGCACATTCACAGGCTCATGATTTTAATGCCCCAGAATGAGGCGACACGTAATGTGCTGCATGATTGTCGTGGCAAACTATTCAAATACAGTTCACATATTTGAAGCTTTGTGTGAACTATATCCATTTATTACCTACCGGTGGTTGTGCACTAACCGTGTTAAATGAAGAATTTGAACACCAGCAGTACTAAAAtatgtctgtttctcctcttgtctccttgTATGTAGAGTGCAATGGTGGCTACTACCTCTTCCAGCAGGGCTGTGTGAGGGGCTGTCCAGCCGGCTACACCGCAGGCTCCCAGCTCCTCAGTtacaccatggggaactctgtggATCCAGCCTCGGTCCCCTCCTGCCTGCCCTGCCAACCCCCCTGCCTGACCTGCAGCGGTCTCAGCCCCAGCGCCTGCCTCTCCTGCCCCCCTCACAGCCACCTGGACCCTGTGTCCAGCACCTGCCTGCACCTCAACCAGATCCAGAGGGAGTCCCCCGGCAACTTCATGGTGGGCCAGGGCAACACCGGTCCCCGCCCAGAGCTCAGCTCCCGCCTGCCCGTCACCATCGCCGTGCTCAGCTGCATGATCATCATGGCCACCTTCGCTGGGGTGTTCGTTCTGCTGCAGCTGAGATCTGGAGTCCTGGCCAAACTGCCCTCACTGGAGGAGGCCGGCTCAGGCCTGAGGGGGGGCTTCGGCCTGGGGGGCAGCAGCAGAATGGTGTCGTACCGCGGTATCCCTACAGTGTGGGGCGACGAGGGGGTGAACACTGACTCCGACAATGACGAGTTTGACGTCCACAATGAGAAGACTGCCTTTATCAAAACACAAAGTGCTCTTTAACCCCCTCCTGTCTTCAAATTCCTTCTTTCTACAGCCTCTCCCCCCCCAATCACTCTTGAGTCGTCTAATTCCGGGCTCCCTGTCCTCCTCATGGTCTCCTCTGGTTTCTCTTTCCCTGTTTCACTCCCTCGTTCTTCCTCTCATCGGGTTTCATTCCCCAGGTTTAGTGTTCCACTCTGTAGTGGGTGACGTGATGCGAGACTGGAGTCACGCGGAACAGGGATGGCCTGAGCGCGCTCGGCGCTCGCTTCACACTCGGGTGCTTTTCTATTAAACTGTCTCTCCGTGCCCTTTCGCCCTCAATCACCATCAGACAGAGTGTTTTCTGAACACAGCCCATTTCCCGGACGGCTCCAGGGTTTCCCTGTCACAATAAACAAACCATTATtgtttgctctctccctcctttttttCCCTTCTTCAGTTCCAGTGCAGTAGCCAGATGAGATTGTAAATTGGgggtacactgtgtgtgtgtgtgtgtgtgttgagtggacAGTAAGATCCGGTCAGGTTCTGAGAAGCCACAGTGGAGTCGTCAAAGTCCCACGGTTTTGGTGAATCAGCCCCAAGCCCTCCCAGAGCTGCGGTGTGTCCATGCTGCAGTATGAATGTGTCTCTCTCAGCTCTGGCTGGATACAAGGCTACGAGTCCATGAGACTAGCAACGCTCACTCTACCCCCagcatgagggggggggggggggggttcgggcCGAGTGCTCGCTCGCTGCCAGATCTCCAAAGATAGGTCAGCAGTTCACCTAGCTAGGCCGCCACACTTTACTGGGCCTCAGATTTTTGACCAAAATAATATTGCCTCTATGATTAAAACCCCATTCCCAAGGAAAAAAGTACCTAGGACTGATTTAAATGGGCTTTCCACTTAAGTCTTTTAATTGCTCAGCTTCTGAGGGTGAGCGTGTTAGTGAGATAGTGAGATGTATTGTGGATGGGGCTCAGTACAGTAGAAGTGACTTTTAACACAAGGGTTTCTCTGAGCAGCTTATACAGGTAGTGAGAGGAgtgtgtgatagagagaaggGTTTTACGCactgcagaggagagagagagaataacacagtCTGGCCATGATTACCGGACGGggcactctactctctctactctgctgCTCTTTTAATGCTGTTCATCACACACACTTTGCACTATGTTGGTCttatgtgtctgagtgtgtgccGGCCAAGTGTGTGAGCAGGTGTCCAGTTGAGCAAAAGGAAGGAATGACCACATTAGGAATACTAAGGATGTGGTTGTGTTTGTCGGCTGAGTTATGATACTGGTTGGCCTATGTAGTTTCCCTGTCTGCTGTTCTTTAAAGAACTGCCTATTTCAAAGAACTGAGGTTGGCTATAATAAGCAAACTTCTTTTATCTGTCTATGAGACTTATCACTGCTTCTCTCCACTCGCCCTCCAGTCGTCATCAGGGGTGTCGATGCAAACTACAGATAATCTGTTTCATATACTTGCCAATGAATTATATCCTGAATGACACTACAGCTCAGATGTGTTCCAAGGGAGTTTTTTTTCTATTCAAACTGTGTCTTTATTGAAACACTTAAGTGAATATTTGGCTGCATATCTTCCTTCTACAATCTTCTGTACCTCATTAATTCATCCATTGGACAAATATTGGATCCATCcatcttttttttattattttatgttGAAGTTATTTTTCATTTCCAGCAGATAATAGGGGGCTTCGCTGAGAGGGGTTGTCATAGTGACAACATGCATAAAAGATTGATGCAGCTGCTCATCCCGTCCTCACAGCAGAGTACATGTGTTACATAGCGATGATGAAGGATTATATAGGTCAAAGGTGAAAGCTTTTCAGAAAAGGATATTTCTTTTCGAACCGTAGGAGTTTTCCTTTCACTGATTTACACTTCTACAGTAATAAGAAGACTGAAATGTCTATCTACAGTGCCAGGGCTGTAGGGCTGCATTCTCGCTCtgttatttctctttctctcctcccctactctgtCTTGGCACAACTTAAATGTAAATTAATATATCCTGATTTATGCCCTCTGAATATATTGTTTTCAGGATTGTTTTTtaaggtggtggggggggggggggggggtgagtgatCCCTGTGCTTTAAATCTTATGTAATTATAAACATTGCTGAGGAAGACTTAATCTTCAACACACAGATTGGGGAGTTGCTATCCTCTGAATGCAAAGTAATGACGGCCAACTTTGAGCAAAATATGTAATTATTACAGAgatggaatagtgtgccatttagcCCTGGCTGATGTAAGGTGCAGTAATGCTGTCATTGATGATGATTTTTTCCCTTAAAATTAAGTAGTAACCGATAAATCCTAAGAGATTTTTCTTCCTACCAGAATTATAGTTGAGCCGCGGCTGAGGCAATCATTTGAATGCCCCAACGTACTTCCCCCACTTACATTCGTTTCATCTAAGTTGGTCACTCCTGAATGTGGAAATCTCTATTGCATTATAACAGTATGTCTAAGGAAACGGACAGCTGCTGGGGAGGAGGTTGCGCCCTTTGCAGTGCAGCCTCAATACTACATCTGACTGCAGCAGAGTTTCTGGCATTACCAAAGACAGGGCAATTTAGAGTTGTGTACAGTTCTGCTTCAGATGGCTGAGCCTGAGTTAGGGAGATGACGCAATCTGAGGTTTTCTATATGCATTGATTCATAAATCAGATGACTGTCCTCTTTTcttttaaatcttttttttttagctcTCTCTGTTATTCCTGCTTTTTAATGCAGAGACctttccctctccaccccctgcTTGGTGTCGGTGGTGGAGCAGAGACAATCTGTATGCTGAGATGCAGGGTTGGATGTGGAGGGAGCAGATTGAGAATGTATCCCATCCCCATACACTAAAGGGCTGAgtgaggctgtgtgtgttataACTACAGAAGAAACACACTCATGGGGGTTAAACAGAGCTCTGGACATGCGGCCCATCCAgctctgtccacctctccacacctctccttATCAAGTCTTTGGCCTGGGGCTACATATTATACCTTACAGAAACAGTGACCTATGAATAATGTAAAAGAATGACTACCTTAGATGGGACAGAACTCTAAAAAAAGGCCTATTTTTGTACTATATATGGTGCAGTGTAATTTTCTTGTAATTTAAAGATTTCTTTTTTTGCTCTTGTTAAATTTGTCCTTTTTATTTAATTGATAGATTCTATAAAAAATAAAGATCTATGCAAACTTGAGGATTTGTCATGTGCTTTTCTATGTGATTAATGGTTGGCTGTATTTCAAGAATCAATATCTTCTGTCCAGCTAGATTGAATTGAGTAGAGTACTTTATTTCACCTGAGTGCTGTGCTCCAGTACAATGACAGTTCATATATAGAGTCAAAGGATAGCTCTACAGGAGTTGGACAATTGTGGTAAATGAAAGTAAAAGTACAACTGTTTCTTACATCCGCAGTACTGTGTATCACACCAGAAGAGCTACAGCATGTGGCCTCCACccgggttgggtaggttactttcttaACATAATCCGTTaattactaaactcagcaaaaatagaaacgtctcttcaggaccctgtctataaaagataattagtaaaaatccaaataacttcatagatcttcattgtaaagggtttaaacacggtttcccatgcttgttcaatgaaccataaacaagtaatgaacatgcacctgtggaacagttgttaagacactaggccattaaggtcacagttatgaaaacttaggacactgaagaggcctttctactgactctggggaaaaacaccaaaagaaagatgcccagggtccctactcatctgcgtgaacgtgcattaggcatgctgcaaggaggcatgaggactgcagatgtggctaggtcaataaattgcaatgtcggtactgtgagacgcctaagacagcgctacagggagacaggacggacagctgatcgtcctcggagtggcagaccacgtgtaacaacacctgcacaggatcggtacatctgaacatcacacctgtgggacgggtacaggatgacaacaactgcacgagttacaccaggaacgcacaatccttcccatcagtgctcagactgtccgcaataggctgagagaggctggactgagggcttgtaggcctgttgtaaggcaggtcctcaccagacatcaccggcaacaatgtcgcctatgggcacaaacccaccgttgctggaccagacaggactggcaaaaattgctgttcactgacgagttgcagttttgtctcaccaggagtgatggtcggatttgcgtttatcgtcgaaggaatgagcgttacactgaagCCTGTACtgtggagcgggatcgatttggagggtccgtcatggtctggggcggtgtgtcaatctcaacgctgtgcgttacagggaaaacATCCTCATCCCTCATGTGGTATTATcccccttcctgcaggctcattctgacatggtcctccagcatgacaatgccagatactgttacttttgattttgaccacccccccacccctttgttcggggacacattattcaaattctgtta
Proteins encoded:
- the LOC110506586 gene encoding furin-1 — encoded protein: MALGLPSSSMGPWSRLAEQLLLGLLLVSGLGMALGQRVYTNTWAVHIAGGPHEADLIASKHGFVNHGNVFGDIYHFRHRSVEKRSLSDHRGTHVRLQKEPQVTWAEQQVVKSRKKRDIYTEPSDPKFTQQWYLYNANHRDLNAKGAWELGYTGKGVVVSILDDGIEKNHPDLISNYDPDASYDVNDGDPDPQPRYTQLNDNRHGTRCAGEVAAMANNGICGVGVAYNAKIGGVRMLDGEVTDVVEAQSLSLNPQHIHIYSASWGPEDDGKTVDGPAKLAKEAFLRGVTEGRGGLGSIFVWASGNGGREKDSCNCDGYTNSIYTLSISSSTQNGNVPWYSEACSSTLATTYSSGNLNEKQIVTTDLRQKCTDTHTGTSASAPLAAGIIALALEANKNLTWRDMQHLVVRTSHPAHLLTNDWNTNGVGRKVSHSYGYGLLDASAIVALAENWTNVGPQKKCVLSMVAEPRNIGSHLLITKTVDGCVGTANHVSSLEHAQAQLTLSYNRRGNLGIYLTSPQGTRSTLLAPRPHDYSSEGFNDWAFMTTHSWDEDPRGEWTLEMVNVAGASDYGTLTQFTLVLYGTGSDSPSSTAKDLSQPSNGSCKTFDLQQICIECNGGYYLFQQGCVRGCPAGYTAGSQLLSYTMGNSVDPASVPSCLPCQPPCLTCSGLSPSACLSCPPHSHLDPVSSTCLHLNQIQRESPGNFMVGQGNTGPRPELSSRLPVTIAVLSCMIIMATFAGVFVLLQLRSGVLAKLPSLEEAGSGLRGGFGLGGSSRMVSYRGIPTVWGDEGVNTDSDNDEFDVHNEKTAFIKTQSAL